One window of Chloroflexus aggregans DSM 9485 genomic DNA carries:
- a CDS encoding DNA double-strand break repair nuclease NurA, which yields MSLNLAALGEQVRVMGQTAAREAPQRDRRLDDVRQRYLAEVGQEDTWHTAVELSSPSFNWLLADPVEALDTVGDLPPIPNDYAIVATDGSHLDVDRHGEVDCYLINIGQVYIRYGTNPEARLESLPRLFFTEDELFLTDDTRRIPIEGAVLSMRRDVEEGLALARLATHYLTDLNLPRLALQDGTLIRWALANADAKVRDHFLRQYLSYLNEMQERAIPVASYISRSRSPEVMGLVRLMLCPDVNVKAQRGANCAQCSDARQGFTPSCMVCQDLIDADLFAPRLREGQRSPIFRSMSRISVERYEQHAIHFFFMRIGRELVRVEFPRWVMDTPQFIDQIHALVYDQATRGLGYPIALQRAHEQAVIRSAERRVFEQMVAGALQRAQAPAGVSAKRESKQFVQG from the coding sequence ATGAGTCTTAATCTCGCTGCACTCGGTGAACAGGTTCGTGTGATGGGCCAGACTGCTGCCCGTGAAGCGCCACAGCGTGATCGGCGTCTTGATGACGTGCGCCAACGCTATCTGGCCGAGGTCGGTCAGGAAGATACATGGCATACCGCGGTTGAGTTAAGTTCACCGTCGTTCAATTGGCTATTGGCCGATCCGGTTGAGGCGCTCGATACGGTGGGCGATTTGCCACCTATACCCAACGACTATGCAATCGTGGCGACCGATGGCTCGCATCTCGATGTCGACCGCCACGGTGAGGTTGATTGTTACTTAATCAACATTGGACAGGTCTATATCCGGTATGGGACCAACCCGGAAGCTCGGCTCGAATCGCTACCGCGCCTCTTCTTTACCGAAGATGAGCTGTTTTTGACCGATGACACGCGCCGCATTCCCATCGAAGGTGCGGTACTGAGTATGCGGCGTGATGTTGAGGAAGGTTTGGCGCTGGCACGATTAGCCACCCACTATCTGACCGATCTGAACCTCCCACGCTTAGCACTACAAGATGGCACCTTGATCCGATGGGCCTTGGCGAATGCCGACGCGAAGGTCCGCGATCACTTTTTGCGGCAGTATTTGTCGTATCTCAACGAGATGCAGGAGCGCGCCATCCCGGTCGCTTCGTACATCAGTCGCAGTCGCTCGCCAGAGGTGATGGGGTTGGTCCGGTTGATGCTGTGCCCTGATGTGAATGTCAAAGCGCAGCGCGGGGCAAATTGCGCCCAGTGCAGTGATGCCAGGCAGGGATTCACCCCTTCGTGTATGGTATGCCAAGACTTGATCGACGCCGATCTGTTTGCGCCGCGTTTGCGTGAAGGTCAGCGCAGTCCTATTTTTCGCTCAATGAGCCGGATTAGTGTTGAGCGGTACGAACAGCACGCGATTCACTTCTTCTTTATGCGGATCGGTCGTGAATTGGTCCGGGTTGAGTTTCCGCGTTGGGTGATGGATACGCCGCAGTTTATCGATCAGATCCATGCGTTGGTGTACGATCAAGCCACGCGCGGCCTGGGCTATCCGATTGCCTTGCAGCGTGCTCACGAACAAGCGGTGATTCGCAGTGCCGAGCGGCGGGTGTTTGAGCAGATGGTCGCCGGTGCGCTCCAGCGCGCCCAAGCGCCGGCTGGCGTTTCGGCCAAGCGTGAGAGTAAGCAGTTTGTGCAGGGATGA
- a CDS encoding phage holin family protein, whose amino-acid sequence MFPPSQPSTPQRSELSRLFLRWLIYSLAIFAAVWIVPGIEFSGPGWQIGVVALLFGLLNALLRPLLYFLTCPLVILTLGLFGLVINALLLGLTSALADQLGINFVVNGFWPAFFGGVVISLVSTTLQYLAGDVQFRIVVERRSRE is encoded by the coding sequence ATGTTTCCACCTTCTCAGCCATCAACCCCACAACGAAGCGAATTGAGCCGACTCTTTCTGCGATGGCTCATCTACTCGCTGGCAATCTTTGCTGCGGTCTGGATCGTACCGGGGATCGAGTTTAGCGGGCCGGGCTGGCAGATTGGGGTAGTAGCTCTGCTGTTTGGGCTGCTTAACGCTCTGCTACGGCCCCTGCTTTACTTCCTGACCTGCCCGCTGGTCATTCTGACGCTGGGTCTGTTTGGGCTAGTGATCAACGCGCTCCTGTTGGGCTTAACCTCAGCGCTGGCCGACCAACTTGGGATCAACTTCGTGGTTAATGGCTTCTGGCCGGCCTTTTTTGGTGGCGTGGTTATCTCGCTCGTCAGCACGACCTTGCAATACCTTGCCGGCGATGTCCAATTTCGGATCGTGGTTGAGCGTCGGTCAAGGGAGTAA
- a CDS encoding LLM class F420-dependent oxidoreductase → MLLLDAAFQVDANPLPTAATVAQAAEAIGFAALWAPETAHNPFLPLTIAAEHTRRLTIGTAVAIAFPRSPMVTAQIAWDLAGFSGGRFVLGLGTQVKAHIERRFSSVWDSPVGRLRDYIGALRAIWQCWQTGSKLDYRGQYYQHTLMTPFFSPGPIDHPQIPIYIAGVNTGLAHLAGEICDGFHAHPLSSARYLREVLRPQITAGAVAAGRDPAACIIAGSALVITGHNATERARMRAFVRQQIAFYASTPTYRAVLECHGWGEVGEELSRLAAQQRWAEMTALIDETMMATFAVEADPADLPAALRERYEGLLDRVALYLPFVPGERDAFWRHLTVSLNGA, encoded by the coding sequence ATGCTCTTGCTTGATGCCGCTTTTCAAGTCGATGCCAACCCGCTGCCCACCGCTGCTACCGTTGCCCAAGCTGCCGAGGCGATTGGCTTTGCCGCGCTTTGGGCACCGGAGACGGCCCACAACCCCTTTCTCCCCCTCACAATTGCTGCCGAACATACGCGGCGGCTCACTATCGGTACGGCGGTGGCAATCGCTTTTCCACGTAGCCCAATGGTGACGGCTCAGATCGCGTGGGATCTGGCCGGTTTTAGCGGCGGGCGGTTTGTGTTAGGGTTAGGCACACAGGTGAAGGCCCATATCGAACGACGTTTTAGCAGCGTCTGGGATTCGCCGGTGGGCCGGTTGCGCGACTACATCGGTGCGCTCCGTGCCATCTGGCAGTGTTGGCAGACTGGTAGCAAGCTCGATTATCGCGGACAATACTATCAACATACGTTGATGACACCTTTTTTTAGTCCCGGTCCAATCGATCATCCGCAGATCCCAATTTATATCGCCGGTGTGAATACCGGTCTTGCTCATTTGGCCGGTGAGATATGCGATGGCTTCCACGCCCATCCACTCTCAAGTGCCCGTTATTTGCGCGAAGTTTTGCGCCCGCAGATTACCGCCGGAGCTGTGGCTGCCGGTCGCGATCCGGCGGCGTGTATCATCGCCGGAAGTGCTTTAGTGATTACCGGACATAATGCCACCGAACGCGCCCGTATGCGCGCCTTCGTGCGTCAGCAAATTGCCTTTTACGCCTCAACACCGACCTACCGCGCCGTGCTTGAATGCCATGGCTGGGGTGAGGTTGGCGAAGAGTTGTCGCGCTTGGCGGCGCAGCAGCGGTGGGCCGAGATGACTGCCCTGATCGACGAAACAATGATGGCGACCTTTGCTGTGGAAGCCGATCCGGCCGATCTGCCGGCAGCGTTGCGGGAACGGTACGAAGGTCTGCTTGACCGGGTTGCGCTCTATCTGCCGTTTGTGCCCGGCGAACGTGATGCGTTTTGGCGTCATCTTACTGTTTCACTGAATGGTGCGTAG
- a CDS encoding NAD(P)/FAD-dependent oxidoreductase — protein sequence MIDRAHVVIIGAGVIGASIAFHLAERGLRDVIILEREEAEISGSTARSAAGVRHQFSSRTNVLLSRYSIERLRHFEEEVGGHAELRQVGYLFLINDEATWAQYMRNVTMQRELGVRVEVLTPDEAARFIPRMRIDDLIGATFGPDDGYCDPYGIALGYLRAAQRHGVRLYRGTPAIGFHIDSGRVTAVETPAGTIGCEIVINCAGPWAGEVAALAGLDLPVRPYRRNVYMTTPFPAINAPIPLTIDVGTGFYMRREGQSILMGRSNPNEPSSTNTNVDWEWLEAVIEAGIYRFPILESAGLAEQQCWAGLYEITPDHNPILGRHPDLEGYIDASGFSGHGIMHAPATGLLIAEEVIDGRAHTINIDELRIDRFRRGQLASEFNVI from the coding sequence ATGATTGACCGAGCACACGTTGTCATTATCGGTGCAGGCGTGATCGGCGCCAGTATTGCCTTTCATCTGGCCGAGCGTGGTCTGCGCGATGTGATCATCCTTGAACGCGAAGAAGCCGAAATCAGCGGAAGCACTGCTCGTTCGGCAGCCGGCGTGCGTCACCAATTTTCATCACGTACCAACGTATTACTGTCGCGCTATAGTATCGAACGGTTACGCCACTTCGAGGAAGAGGTCGGCGGTCACGCCGAACTACGCCAAGTCGGTTATTTATTTCTGATTAACGACGAAGCGACGTGGGCGCAATATATGCGTAATGTCACAATGCAACGCGAGCTGGGAGTGCGGGTTGAGGTACTTACTCCTGACGAAGCAGCTCGCTTTATTCCGAGGATGCGGATCGACGACCTCATTGGAGCAACATTTGGCCCTGATGACGGTTACTGCGATCCCTACGGTATCGCGCTCGGTTATCTGCGCGCCGCACAACGTCACGGTGTGCGTCTGTACCGTGGGACACCGGCTATCGGATTCCATATTGATAGTGGGCGAGTCACGGCAGTTGAAACGCCGGCCGGTACAATTGGCTGTGAGATCGTGATCAACTGTGCCGGGCCATGGGCCGGTGAAGTAGCGGCGTTGGCCGGTCTCGATTTACCGGTGCGCCCATACCGTCGCAACGTCTATATGACCACCCCCTTCCCGGCCATCAATGCACCTATTCCGCTCACCATTGACGTTGGCACCGGTTTCTATATGCGACGCGAAGGTCAGAGTATTTTGATGGGCCGCTCGAACCCGAACGAGCCGAGTAGTACCAACACGAACGTCGACTGGGAATGGCTAGAAGCGGTGATAGAAGCCGGCATCTATCGCTTCCCGATCCTTGAGTCGGCAGGGTTGGCCGAGCAACAGTGTTGGGCCGGGCTATACGAAATCACCCCGGATCATAACCCAATCCTTGGCCGACACCCCGACCTTGAAGGTTATATTGATGCCAGCGGCTTTAGTGGCCATGGCATTATGCATGCCCCGGCTACCGGTCTGCTGATCGCCGAAGAGGTGATCGATGGACGGGCACACACTATCAATATCGACGAGCTGCGGATCGACCGGTTCCGCCGCGGTCAACTCGCATCCGAATTCAACGTTATCTGA
- a CDS encoding ABC transporter substrate-binding protein, whose product MRRWFLLTLVILLTACGGGAATPTTPTQAPLTKVRVGLDWTPNTNHTGLYVAQAKGYYAQQGLEVEILGAQEGGTVEQLVATGRLDFGISHQEGVTQARVEGVPIVSIAAIIQHNTSGFASRAEEGITSPRDFIGKKYGAFGSPVEQAVIKGLLECAGVGDQFDQVQFVDIGSSDFFVATERDEVDFVWIFKGWTGIEAEVRGVPLNIVMMNDLQCIPDYYTPVLITGEKLIAEQPDLVRRFLAATSAGYRFAIEQPGEAADILLKAAPELDAELVRRSQQYLAGQYQAEAARWGEQKLEVWRAYAQWMADRNLIARMIEPEKAFTNDFLP is encoded by the coding sequence ATGCGCAGATGGTTTTTGCTGACCCTCGTCATCCTGCTGACCGCCTGTGGCGGTGGTGCCGCTACGCCGACAACGCCGACCCAAGCTCCTCTCACCAAAGTGCGGGTGGGGCTGGATTGGACGCCGAATACCAACCATACCGGCTTGTACGTCGCTCAGGCGAAAGGCTACTATGCCCAGCAAGGCCTAGAGGTTGAGATCCTCGGCGCACAAGAGGGGGGGACTGTCGAGCAGTTGGTGGCAACGGGCCGCCTCGATTTTGGTATTTCGCATCAGGAAGGTGTAACTCAGGCTCGGGTCGAGGGCGTACCGATTGTCTCGATTGCTGCGATTATTCAGCACAATACGAGTGGTTTTGCCAGCCGTGCTGAAGAGGGCATCACCAGCCCACGCGATTTTATCGGTAAAAAATACGGTGCATTCGGATCGCCTGTCGAACAAGCAGTTATTAAGGGTTTGCTCGAATGCGCTGGAGTTGGCGATCAATTTGATCAGGTGCAGTTTGTTGATATTGGTAGTTCCGATTTCTTCGTCGCCACCGAGCGTGATGAAGTAGATTTTGTCTGGATCTTCAAGGGTTGGACGGGAATCGAGGCTGAGGTGCGGGGCGTGCCACTTAACATTGTGATGATGAATGATCTCCAGTGCATTCCCGATTACTACACGCCCGTGCTCATCACCGGTGAGAAGCTAATTGCCGAACAGCCCGATCTCGTGCGACGCTTCCTCGCTGCCACGAGTGCCGGGTATCGCTTTGCCATTGAGCAACCGGGCGAAGCAGCCGATATTTTGCTCAAAGCTGCGCCCGAACTCGATGCCGAACTTGTCCGGCGTAGTCAGCAATATCTGGCCGGTCAGTATCAGGCTGAGGCGGCACGCTGGGGCGAGCAGAAGCTTGAAGTCTGGCGTGCCTACGCACAGTGGATGGCCGATCGTAACCTGATCGCTCGCATGATCGAGCCGGAAAAGGCGTTTACCAACGATTTCTTGCCGTAG
- a CDS encoding sortase, giving the protein MTTSSQQRSSSRWLAVSSEQPISDRDLLQHLLFQEIPARRHPLRPAQLRSRTVQREQALRGFLQRTWVDRVLLVTEVILFIAMVAVFAYWLIDGYGRDWWRAWIAQTRPEVLAPTGPTPPAPVAPPAAAPHLPALPFTKPEFAVEPPDYLAPQTHVQPLPKTDPRPQRLRIPAIELDTPVYEVFVVDGAWQVAEYAAGYHHGTALPGTTGNTVLSGHAGLRGAVFRNLPALKPGDEIVLETGSWQYRYRVRELRNVWPTQVEVMDPTPSPVLTLITCTNWDTQRLIVIADLVDSRPLS; this is encoded by the coding sequence ATGACCACATCTTCGCAGCAACGCTCCTCTTCCCGCTGGTTGGCTGTATCGTCGGAACAGCCGATCAGTGATCGCGATCTGCTGCAACACCTCCTGTTCCAAGAAATCCCGGCTCGGCGCCATCCGCTGCGCCCGGCACAGTTACGTTCACGCACGGTGCAGCGTGAACAGGCATTACGCGGCTTTTTGCAGCGCACCTGGGTTGATCGAGTACTGCTCGTCACCGAAGTCATCCTCTTTATCGCGATGGTTGCAGTCTTTGCATACTGGCTGATCGATGGCTACGGACGCGATTGGTGGCGAGCATGGATAGCGCAAACCCGACCTGAGGTGCTTGCACCGACAGGACCGACCCCACCGGCTCCGGTCGCTCCGCCGGCGGCTGCACCTCATCTACCCGCCTTGCCCTTTACGAAACCTGAATTCGCCGTCGAACCACCAGATTATCTTGCGCCACAAACGCATGTTCAACCCTTACCCAAAACCGATCCCCGACCGCAACGGTTGCGTATCCCTGCTATTGAATTGGATACCCCTGTCTACGAAGTCTTTGTGGTCGATGGTGCGTGGCAGGTGGCCGAGTATGCTGCCGGCTATCATCACGGCACAGCTTTGCCGGGAACGACAGGGAACACCGTGTTGTCGGGTCACGCCGGTTTGCGCGGAGCGGTGTTTCGCAATCTACCGGCACTTAAGCCCGGTGATGAGATTGTGCTCGAAACAGGTAGTTGGCAATATCGCTACCGTGTCCGTGAATTGCGCAACGTTTGGCCAACGCAAGTGGAGGTGATGGATCCGACCCCATCACCCGTTCTCACGTTGATTACCTGCACCAACTGGGATACGCAACGCCTGATCGTCATTGCCGATCTGGTTGACTCGCGTCCGCTCAGTTGA
- a CDS encoding thiamine-binding protein, giving the protein MPAVTVSFEVLPAGLPDKATTYAAVDAAIAVVAESGLTYRVCPMETTIEGDYDTIMAVIKRAQDAVLAAGASRVFTLIKVDYDPNGSSIAEKLAKYE; this is encoded by the coding sequence ATGCCCGCGGTTACCGTCAGTTTCGAGGTTCTGCCCGCCGGTCTGCCCGACAAAGCTACTACCTATGCCGCTGTTGATGCCGCGATTGCGGTAGTGGCCGAAAGTGGCTTGACGTACCGTGTCTGTCCAATGGAAACGACCATTGAAGGTGATTACGACACGATTATGGCCGTGATTAAACGGGCGCAAGATGCTGTACTGGCCGCCGGTGCTAGCCGGGTCTTTACCCTGATCAAGGTGGATTACGATCCCAACGGCTCGTCGATTGCCGAAAAGTTGGCGAAGTATGAGTGA
- a CDS encoding ABC transporter permease — MSEEASAPITPPTRPLSVQVTWRIRLAEYGPPALLVIGLLLLWEGLVWFWTVPVWLLPPPSRIVTTLLGSLPVLVEHILATLTVTIPGFALALVTGFGLGVALDASPLLRRALYPLLVTSQTVPIVAIAPLLVVGFGFGLLPKVLVVALITFFPIVVNTIDGLQSADRDQRRLLEAMGATYWQLLRLLRLRAALPMIFTGIKVAITYSVIGAVLAEWIGASAGLGVYIARSLRAFRTDQVFVAALVTSLLTIALFSLVSLLERWIVFWKGEH, encoded by the coding sequence ATGAGTGAAGAGGCCTCTGCTCCTATTACTCCTCCAACCCGGCCGTTGTCGGTACAGGTGACGTGGCGGATTCGATTGGCTGAATACGGACCGCCGGCTCTCCTCGTGATCGGCTTGTTGCTCCTTTGGGAGGGACTGGTCTGGTTTTGGACCGTACCGGTCTGGTTACTGCCACCGCCGTCACGGATTGTGACTACGCTCTTGGGTAGCTTGCCGGTGTTGGTCGAACATATCTTGGCTACCCTTACCGTGACTATCCCCGGCTTCGCACTGGCATTGGTGACCGGTTTTGGGCTGGGTGTGGCCCTCGATGCCTCGCCGTTGCTCCGTCGCGCCCTTTATCCGCTGCTGGTAACATCTCAGACGGTGCCGATTGTTGCGATTGCACCGTTATTGGTGGTGGGTTTTGGGTTCGGTCTTTTACCCAAGGTGTTGGTTGTCGCTCTGATTACCTTCTTCCCGATTGTGGTCAATACAATTGATGGGTTGCAGAGCGCCGATCGCGATCAGCGCCGTCTCCTTGAAGCAATGGGGGCCACCTACTGGCAACTGCTTCGCTTGCTCCGTTTGCGTGCAGCGCTGCCAATGATCTTTACCGGGATCAAAGTCGCGATTACCTACAGTGTTATCGGTGCAGTCTTGGCCGAATGGATTGGTGCTAGCGCCGGGTTGGGCGTGTACATCGCCCGTTCGTTACGCGCTTTTCGCACCGATCAGGTTTTTGTCGCGGCATTAGTAACCTCGTTACTCACGATTGCCCTCTTTTCGTTGGTGAGTTTGCTTGAACGCTGGATCGTGTTTTGGAAGGGAGAACACTAA
- a CDS encoding pyridoxal phosphate-dependent aminotransferase: protein MAGVFTQLDLSPNRLEVARQARAARGDLIDLTSSNPTTQGLLFPPEVLATAAAKYWTTRCYRPDPHGDLAAREAIVAYYARRTPPLVLTPDDIFLTASTSEAYSLLFALLADPGDNLLVPNVTYPLFEYLAALRNLELRSYQLDEDRDWRINARSLRRAVDDRTRAILIISPHNPTGAIVEHALATLDLLGVPIICDEVFAPFTYAAPSTPPLAALHPDLPVFTLNGISKLFALPDLKLGWIALNRPARAFAARLELLNDTLLGANALSQFLLPTLFASGEAFVTAMVERVRTNLTFALQRFADHPRIHARSPSGGYYLFPSISGWDDEEALALYLLEQGVFVHPGYFYGDVPGCHIMLSALTEPPVFVAGVERLCVALAG from the coding sequence ATGGCCGGCGTTTTTACCCAGCTTGATTTGTCACCCAATCGGTTGGAGGTAGCCCGGCAAGCGCGTGCAGCGCGCGGCGATCTGATCGATCTAACAAGCAGTAACCCGACAACCCAAGGGTTGCTCTTTCCGCCGGAGGTGTTGGCAACTGCTGCCGCTAAATACTGGACAACTCGCTGTTACCGGCCTGATCCTCACGGTGATTTGGCAGCACGCGAGGCAATTGTCGCGTATTACGCACGGCGCACGCCACCGTTGGTTCTCACGCCCGACGATATTTTCCTGACGGCCAGCACCAGCGAAGCCTACAGCCTGCTCTTCGCCTTGCTGGCCGATCCCGGTGACAATCTGCTCGTACCGAATGTGACCTACCCACTGTTTGAATATCTGGCTGCGCTCCGTAATCTGGAGTTGCGCAGCTACCAACTCGATGAGGACCGCGATTGGCGGATCAACGCGCGCTCGTTGCGTCGCGCGGTTGATGATCGAACACGCGCGATTTTGATCATCTCACCGCATAACCCCACCGGCGCAATTGTCGAACATGCGCTGGCAACCCTTGATCTGCTCGGTGTACCTATTATCTGTGATGAGGTCTTCGCTCCGTTTACGTATGCAGCACCGTCGACTCCGCCGTTGGCGGCTCTCCATCCCGATCTGCCGGTATTTACGCTGAACGGTATCTCAAAACTGTTCGCTTTACCCGACCTCAAATTGGGATGGATTGCACTTAACCGACCTGCGCGCGCCTTTGCTGCACGGCTAGAGCTGCTGAACGATACGTTGCTTGGGGCAAATGCGCTCAGCCAGTTCCTCTTGCCGACCCTCTTCGCTTCCGGTGAAGCGTTTGTTACGGCGATGGTTGAACGGGTGCGCACGAATCTCACCTTTGCGCTGCAACGGTTTGCCGATCACCCTCGCATCCATGCCCGCTCTCCGTCCGGTGGTTATTATCTCTTCCCATCCATCAGCGGTTGGGATGATGAAGAAGCGCTCGCTCTCTATCTCCTCGAACAGGGCGTCTTTGTCCATCCCGGTTATTTCTACGGTGATGTGCCCGGCTGTCATATCATGTTGTCGGCGCTGACCGAACCACCCGTCTTTGTTGCCGGGGTAGAACGTCTCTGTGTGGCTCTGGCCGGATAG
- a CDS encoding class I SAM-dependent methyltransferase has translation MTKVDESALFARVAQSARADGKEAYFRLHRHRFAAMLRAMGPAHGAHVLEVGVTPGQFTELLVGAGFRVSGADLDPLTRKALWDRLGVEVRRVHLEREPLPYPDAGFDWVIFSEVIEHMVYSPLPILREFYRVLRPGGRVLITTPNELYLKSRARAIVRMLLWQSLSTREEFRHQMLLEGEARYTTHSRTYTMDELTWLVEQAGFRIALKRFESPWERVGLEAGRLFRAPHRVLAKALFFVLTTAIPPTRSMLLVVGQKPMS, from the coding sequence ATGACGAAAGTTGATGAATCAGCTCTTTTTGCGCGGGTGGCCCAGAGCGCGCGCGCCGATGGTAAAGAGGCCTACTTCCGCTTACATCGCCATCGCTTCGCCGCAATGTTGCGCGCAATGGGGCCGGCGCATGGCGCGCATGTACTTGAAGTCGGTGTCACTCCGGGCCAGTTTACCGAATTATTGGTTGGTGCCGGTTTTCGGGTCAGTGGGGCCGATCTCGATCCTCTTACCCGCAAAGCGCTCTGGGATCGGTTAGGGGTCGAAGTACGGCGAGTTCATCTTGAGCGCGAACCGCTACCCTATCCTGATGCCGGCTTTGATTGGGTGATCTTTTCAGAAGTGATCGAGCACATGGTCTATTCGCCCCTGCCGATCTTACGTGAGTTTTATCGCGTCCTTCGACCCGGTGGTCGTGTGCTGATTACGACACCCAATGAGCTGTATCTCAAAAGCCGGGCGCGGGCGATTGTCCGCATGCTGTTGTGGCAGAGCTTGAGTACCCGTGAAGAGTTTCGCCATCAAATGTTGCTTGAGGGCGAGGCCCGCTATACCACCCATAGTCGCACGTACACCATGGACGAGCTGACGTGGCTTGTCGAGCAAGCCGGTTTTCGCATTGCGCTCAAGCGGTTTGAATCGCCGTGGGAGCGAGTCGGTCTCGAAGCCGGCCGGCTGTTCCGTGCTCCTCATCGTGTGCTCGCCAAGGCGCTCTTCTTCGTCCTTACGACGGCCATCCCACCAACACGCTCAATGTTGTTGGTAGTTGGGCAAAAACCGATGAGTTGA
- a CDS encoding ABC transporter ATP-binding protein: MSILELRAISKTFASPTGPVQVLDRLSMQVAAGEFVAVIGPSGSGKTTLFNIIAGLELPDAGAVLIDGIEVTGRRGQVAYMPQRDALLPWLSVIENAVLATVVQGGDVAAARREARALLADFGLQGWGDARPALLSGGMRQRAAFLRTVLWHRPIMLLDEPFGALDALTRAQLQQWLLTLWDRLDRTVVLVTHDIDEAIILADRIYVLTPRPARIALEVRVDLPRPRSYALVTDPAFVRLKRQLQQVLMDGERR, from the coding sequence ATGTCAATACTCGAACTTCGTGCGATCAGTAAGACCTTCGCATCGCCAACCGGTCCGGTTCAGGTGCTCGACCGGCTGAGTATGCAGGTCGCGGCGGGCGAGTTTGTCGCCGTTATTGGTCCGAGCGGGAGTGGAAAAACGACCCTCTTCAACATCATTGCCGGCCTTGAATTGCCTGATGCCGGTGCAGTGCTGATCGATGGGATTGAGGTGACCGGTCGGCGCGGGCAGGTGGCGTATATGCCGCAACGCGACGCACTGTTGCCGTGGCTGTCGGTGATCGAGAATGCGGTGTTGGCGACGGTTGTGCAGGGTGGCGATGTTGCCGCGGCCCGCCGCGAGGCGCGTGCGTTGCTGGCCGATTTCGGCTTGCAAGGCTGGGGTGATGCCCGCCCTGCTCTTTTGTCAGGTGGGATGCGTCAGCGCGCCGCTTTTTTACGCACCGTCCTCTGGCATCGCCCGATTATGCTGCTCGACGAACCTTTCGGTGCGCTCGATGCACTTACCCGGGCTCAGTTGCAGCAATGGCTGCTGACGCTCTGGGATCGGTTGGATCGCACCGTCGTGCTCGTTACTCACGACATCGATGAGGCGATCATTCTCGCCGACCGTATCTATGTCCTCACGCCGCGCCCGGCGCGGATCGCGTTGGAAGTGCGGGTCGATCTACCACGACCGCGCTCGTATGCACTCGTCACCGACCCAGCGTTTGTGCGGCTCAAACGGCAGTTGCAGCAAGTTTTGATGGACGGTGAGCGACGATGA
- a CDS encoding HAS-barrel domain-containing protein, with protein sequence MTMPQNGRIGEIIESSTTQFVAATYELLAAPPFGALVRATTRDQALVVYGLVFDIHTGSREPGGRAIVRGRTYSGHYLYDDEIYRAHPDLGEVLQTEFAALTVGYTLDGRLFQRLPPQPPPVHYSVYPCEPPELAQFGEQLDFLRTILLAPGVPGDEVLTAAVRSIAAVRRDGPAYLVRVGRELARLLKEDYDRLTALLHQIKP encoded by the coding sequence ATGACGATGCCGCAAAATGGCCGGATCGGTGAAATTATCGAGTCTTCGACGACTCAGTTTGTCGCTGCGACATACGAATTGTTGGCTGCGCCGCCGTTTGGCGCGTTGGTGCGGGCCACGACTCGCGATCAGGCATTGGTGGTCTATGGGCTGGTGTTTGATATTCACACCGGCAGCCGCGAACCGGGTGGTCGGGCGATTGTGCGTGGCCGCACGTACAGTGGGCATTATCTCTATGATGATGAAATCTACCGCGCCCATCCCGATCTCGGCGAGGTGCTGCAAACCGAGTTCGCTGCACTAACGGTCGGTTACACCCTCGATGGGCGTTTGTTTCAACGCCTGCCGCCCCAGCCGCCACCGGTGCATTATTCGGTCTACCCCTGTGAGCCACCCGAATTGGCGCAGTTCGGCGAGCAACTCGATTTTTTGCGCACCATTTTGCTTGCTCCCGGTGTGCCGGGTGATGAGGTATTGACGGCTGCGGTGCGGTCCATTGCTGCTGTACGTCGTGATGGACCTGCCTATCTGGTGCGGGTTGGCCGTGAATTGGCTCGTCTGCTCAAAGAAGATTATGACCGGTTGACGGCGTTATTGCACCAGATCAAACCGTGA